CTAACACTGCGCACTCATCGTTCTATTTTATTGTGGTGCACGCTAATGAGGATTATTATCAGTATAGTTGGATACTTTATTACTTGCTTAGAATTGTAATATGGCGTAGGGTACTTAAACaaacctattttaattttcaattcaacTTTGATATTACACTGCAatactcaataaaaaaatacgaaggtTTGTACGTTCGAATTgttaataatagtttaatatcGATCAAGAATGGGTAAAAGCGTCGAGCATGGGTTTCACGTCCGGTTAAACTTGGTCAAAAACCCGTCATTAACCCTGCTTCTTAAATATTGCTTTACTTACTTAAgatttaagtaattattgttattataatgttctCGTGTTGTACAAACTGCATAAAAGTTTCGCACAAAAACTTGTGTACAAATATGAACATGCAagaatgttataattaattgtatggTGCTATTTAAATTGCACAGTTTTGTTTAGAATTATGATGAAATTCTTGCATGACGTGTCGGTAACGAATGTGTCACGTAAATAAGAACATGCTAGTTAAGcactaaataaatagaattcttTCAGCAGTTAATTAACAGAGAGGCGAACGACCGTCGCCGTATCGTCCGAGGAGTGTGCTGACGTCATTCGCCTGCGCTTCTCCTAACACTGCCTACCACTGCCTACCACTTCTACACCAGCTATGCTTAATGCTGACACGTAACTTCATGTTAGTGCAATTAAAAAGAAGGCTTCTATTCTGGCATCTAATCTGAGCTTGTTTATCACGTCAGTCACTGTTCAGTATTTATTTAGCGGTAAGATTAACTCGTAGATAGATTACAGTACATaacatgtgtgtgtgtgtgtgtgtatgcaCTTACGGCGGCATGCGGGTGCGAGGCGACGGTGCTGCCGCGCACCACGCGCTTGTCGTGCATCAGGTTGGAGTACTGGCCCGTCACCATGCTCCCGCTGAAACAACACATCTCTTAACATTGTTCGTTCGACTGAAATCACATTACTCATATTTTTCACACACACGTACGTAAACGTCTTCGCCTAGCGTTGGTTTAGCTAAGTTCTCCATAATTAAGGAGGTACTTATACAGGCGCAGAGGGTAATTCAAATCAATCAcagacgctattgaatagataaactaccgcttaatgtaatcagaaaccgggggtaagacgtTTATCATCAAGACTGATCGACTCCTCCAACGCAATAACAACGCTTACTACTTATTGAGTATTGACTCTGTTTACTGTAATTGTCATGTTGTTAAACAGGTGCTCATGTCTTCAGTACCAATTACAATCTAACATTTTTGACGGTAAATTCGTAACGAAGACTAATGGTATCAAAGATAAGATAAAGGGATAGAGTGGAGCGGAAGGCGGCGGGTGTTGTTGACCTCGCGCAAGTGTGCCACCGGAccggccgccgcccgccgcccgctCACCACCGCTCACCACCACACGATTCCACCCTATCCATCAAACCAACCGACCAGGAATCGGGACGTGTGACTCGTCAGCGGGTGGTGGCTAACCATAATAATGACTTAATTTGAATATCGCGACCCCTATACTACAAACAATAACTGTTCTTCTATGATAAGCGAGCGACGGCGGTGAGATAGCACAGCAGGAGCGAGCTCGCAGTGACGTACGTGTCGGCGTCGTGTCGCTCGAGCGCGCGCGTCATGCCCGCGACGCCGGCGATGAGTGCGCGCACGCCGCCGAACACCTCGGCCGCGTGCCGGCGCCGCGCGCACTCCGCCACGTCGCCGTTGGGCACGACGCCTTCCTGCTTCTTGTCCGGCACCGAGCGCCTGCTCCGAGGCGCCACCACTTTAGGTTTGCTCGAGTACGAGTACACCATCTTCTCCCTCTCCGGCGGCGGGTACAAGGTCTCCAGGCCCAGGACGCGGGCGACCTCCGGCGGCGGCAGCAGGAACTGCCCGCTTTTCACTGTGGTCACGAAGCGGGGCTTGTCGCCGTCCGTCGAGGATGGCGCGTTCCGAGATCGGGTTTTGCGTTCCGGCGACTTGTCCATGTTGGGTGAAACCTTCTTGTCGCTTCCGGGTTCGATATCGTCTATGCGAGGGTGCGATTGACTCATCAGTTTCGCCGGCAGCGACTGTTGGCTCGAGCTGACGTTCGGGTTAGAAGCTGCGAGCGGCCCGTTTCGCGGCCGGTAGCGCGTGGGGCGCCGAAGGTTCGCCTGAAGAATTTCCTTCTCCTTGAGTCGCCGAAGTTTAAAATCGAGCGCCCTCGAGAATTTGGGGTCGAGTATCGTGTTGGGCGCGGGCGGGAGCGGTGCGGGAGGCGCGGCCGGCGCGGGCATGCCGGCGGAGTCATCGCCGAGCTGCAGCGGCTTGACCACGTTGACGCGCGGCGGCGCGAGCTCGTGGtcggcggcgcggggcgcgcgCTGCTCGCGGCTGATGACGGTGAAGGCGCCGGTCTCctcggcgggcggcgcgggcggcatGGCGCCGTTACATGGTGTGCGAGTGAGGCTGGCAGTCGCGTGCGCGCCGCGGCCTGGTGGCGGGAGCGCGGCCGGCCTCCTCGGCGGCTAACGATTACTGAGCGCCGCGTGCCGGCCGCTGGTCAGCCGGCGTCGCTGTACGGTGCCACTGGACGTAAGCGCCACTCGCGGTCGCGCACTTGCGACGTTCAGTGTGCGCGTCGGTCTACTAATGCGGCATAATACAATCGCGCAAGCGCCCACGTGGACGATTCATCGAGGGTAAACACTGGCTTGTCTTCAACTGAATGCttggcggcggtggcggcggccgCGGCGACTCGCAACCACATACGTATTTAATTAGAATGACATGACATGACGCGCTGGTTTTCAGTAGGTCACACGACTTCGTGCGGTGAGTCAATAATCGCTTAACGTTAAAAATCGACTGGTTTGTGTATGACACTCTATTCACACACACCGCTATTGCGATACCATTTATGTAAAAGTACTTACGCTACATCAAAATAATGAGGACAAATTGACCTGATTACTTTATTACCTGTCATGGTGTATTAAATATGCACAAAGTTGATAAATCAGGCGGTAGTAAAGAGACTTtacaatgaataataataaaaaaacgtagCTAGTTAATGTACTTATTGTAAAGAACGAGTGTTAGTGAGCGAGTAAGTATGCAAGTGCATgcatgtgtgtgtatgtgtgtgtgtgtcacgTGGTGGTGTGTGCACACACGTGCGTGAGGCGGCGGACACACCGCATGTTATCTGCAATCCGATCATAATGATATTATAGTCTGACAACATTGAACAGGGCCTTGTATGCAGGGTTCGAGGCTGGCGGACGTACACAAAAATCAGAATTAGGAACATCACTGACCGGCAGGCTTATTGCAGCTGACCGTGGTTTGTTTGATATAGCTTCTTTATTTTGGACATGTACAgagttattaattataatcaagataATTTGTGCACGCCAAGGCTCTcaactaagttgtcggactacaCCATACTACACGTATCGTTGACCATCGCCTAATTCTACTTTAGTGTAATATTTCCAAGTGCTTGTCTCTCTTGCGACGTACTGTGCAGCATCATCACACCGCGACATACTCCTCGTAAGCGGCGATAAACGGCGATATGTTTCGAAtccaacaaaatttaaatatacatataataatatgtaattgatGTAATAAGCAGTACCTAGTAGTGGCTAGAGAGTTGCGTGTGTATTTGGTGGTTTGGCTATTGTTATCGTTTCTAAGTAATGTGCGAGCTGAGCAGAGTGGAGTGAGTGAGCGACCTGGACTGTCGCCGCACTCGCCACTCACCGCAGATGGTCAGCGCCACACTCCGGACGTGCGTCATGTACTcgttaacataataatagtcGTAGACCCCCGTAGCACGCTACGAGCTACGCGCTATGGCACGCAGCTGCTACGCGGGCAGTTATATCAAAGCCGCTACGCGGCTAAAATAAAGTGAATTTACGATTACTTATCATAAAACTttcattgaattaaaaaaaaaattgtatttacttaaaggttataaaaatattgataaccaGGTCACGTtggcagttttttttaagtattttgcgATGTAAACGTACCGTTTACCGGTTAGGTTAAGATGTTGGATAAGAACTCGAAACAAAGAAAGACGACCGTCTTCGTTGTTCTATAGTATCGTTAgtagtggatgggtgaccggtGACAGGTGAACACAAGCACAATTAGACGATTTGTTTATTGCATAGGTGAATACGTCGAGTGAGACCACCGCTGGAACATAATGACATACACTCACTGTAATAACGCGAGGAATTGTCCTCTCACAGTGGGGTATAACTGTAAGTAGTAGGGCGGTACGCGCTGATTTATTATGATGATAGTTATCAGTATTATCAgcgtacacacacacacacacacacacacacactcgtGTGcatgtgtgttgtgtgtgtagTGTCTGGAGGGGAACAGGTGGTGTTATCAGGAGGCGCGCCGCTGTGTGCTGGCGGCACTCGTCAACGCGCTAATTTATCAATACATTTGCAACATCGCCAATCGTCAATATAAAAGATCTATCTTATATTCTGCATAATAAGTGAACAATACAGATATTTGTAAGAATGGCGTCATGTGTGCACAATTGATATGTTTGTCGTAGTTTTATAACTAGCGCACACTATACAATATACGCTTGTTGAGTGGTCAGACTTGAGAGTCACTTCAGTAAACAATCATCAGCATCGTATAAATGTTGTTACCAACTTTAGAAGCACAAATATTTACCATAGTCCGTACTTGGCTCAGCCAGGAATAGAACCTGAGTCCTATAAGTGATCAGCAGGCGTGTACACTACTGCTCCAACCAGAGAGGCAGTCACAAAATCCTTATACAGTTTTGCGGCATTGTGATTGGTTTCATGAGCGAGTTTCAAGTTAGTTCATTATCTATTTTAAGTGTGTGCTAGTGGTGGACTAATTCGGGGGAGGAAGCAGTAGCCGGCCAGGGACTCCTATTCTGGGAGGCCTCCTAGAATCTATAGTGCAGAGTAAAAAACTCTAAGAAGTTAGgcttttaacaaaattgtaacTGGCATAATCTCAGCCAAAAAACCAGGAATGTTAATAGATTAAGGAGCTTTTGTCTAGGGGCCTCATTAAGCTTTTGCGCCCAGGCCTCGGACGACCTTAGACTGCCTTGACTTATTCTCTTCAATATTGTGATGGACATTACGATTTAATAGATCGCTTATTGCGACAGTTTACTGACTACTCTATGATAACGAATATTAACTATACAGTGTATGTATTTTCA
The genomic region above belongs to Anticarsia gemmatalis isolate Benzon Research Colony breed Stoneville strain chromosome 5, ilAntGemm2 primary, whole genome shotgun sequence and contains:
- the Rsph3 gene encoding radial spoke head protein 3 encodes the protein MPPAPPAEETGAFTVISREQRAPRAADHELAPPRVNVVKPLQLGDDSAGMPAPAAPPAPLPPAPNTILDPKFSRALDFKLRRLKEKEILQANLRRPTRYRPRNGPLAASNPNVSSSQQSLPAKLMSQSHPRIDDIEPGSDKKVSPNMDKSPERKTRSRNAPSSTDGDKPRFVTTVKSGQFLLPPPEVARVLGLETLYPPPEREKMVYSYSSKPKVVAPRSRRSVPDKKQEGVVPNGDVAECARRRHAAEVFGGVRALIAGVAGMTRALERHDADTGSMVTGQYSNLMHDKRVVRGSTVASHPHAAGDGVESAAARAARTRRRALARRAAAARLRPGTPPPAPGRRHHPIQTEYYLEELFDKGVEMEVGVQTDLFVDRPATPVYVPAKTGADAFTQIYPGDLFDFDLEVQPILEVLVGKTTEQALAEVAQEEELATLREQQRRYCELRDAELAERQRLAAHDLRLHHEKERRVAEARVAQVAATEARERAAAAVLVQGYVAELLPSVLAGLRDQGYLMERIERGIDEEFMPWLVNEVSQEIESIITSRDVIIEIVRDVVEARAELYRAAGEREADRVETEDSITLPSAAGEEEDPDE